A single region of the Fusarium fujikuroi IMI 58289 draft genome, chromosome FFUJ_chr05 genome encodes:
- a CDS encoding related to lipase/serine esterase translates to MSKPVVLEDVTGGSAKATHLCVLVHGLWGNPSHMRNVAKALRDEYSEDELYILPAEKNRGNFTYDGIELGGERVCAEIEDKLRSIEEQGGKITKLSIAGYSLGGLVSRYAVGLLYAKGILDDLECMNFTTFASPHLGVRTPLKGWLNNVWNVLGARTLSMSGRQLFTIDKFRDTNRPLLAVLADPDSIFMSGLKKFKRRTLYTNIVNDRSVVHYTSAITKHDPYTDLEKVNLNYLEGYEGVILDPDHPIALRPKLHQDTLLTDYEALKKWVKSIPFMVTVGVIIPIGVVVFLANSAVQTVRSANRIKAHESGEAGLKIEQYRMPLRIKEIREEVEQAYEVLNSSQNQQYLAASDSEDDLAYDVEDRKLLKKERRMSTPGQPTLALTPDQFEMIENLDAAGWRKFPVHIQKHRHSHAAIVVRMDKESFADGWVVLKHFAESEFLM, encoded by the exons ATGTCTAAAcctgttgttcttgaagatgttACTGGCGGAAGCGCAAAGGCTACTCACCTCTGTGTTTTAGTTCACGGC CTTTGGGGAAACCCAAGTCACATGCGCAATGTTGCTAAGGCTTTGCGTGACGAATATTCCGAAGACGAATTATATATCCTgcctgctgagaagaaccgCGGCAACTTCACATACGATGGCATTGAGCTTGGTGGCGAGCGCGTGTGCGCAGAGATCGAGGACAAGTTGCGCAGCATTGAAGAGCAAGGAGGCAAGATCACCAAGTTGAGTATTGCAGGATATTCGCTTGGAGGTCTAGTTTCGCGATATGCGGTTGGTTTGCTTTATGCGAAGGGAATTCTCGATGATCTCGAATGCATG AACTTTACCACATTTGCATCCCCCCATCTCGGAGTGAGAACGCCACTTAAAGGATGGCTCAACAACGTCTGGAACGTCCTCGGCGCCCGAACGCTATCAATGTCCGGTCGCCAACTTTTCACCATCGATAAATTCCGCGACACCAACCGACCTCTTCTCGCAGTGCTCGCCGATCCAGATTCTATCTTCATGTCTGGTCTTAAGAAGTTTAAGCGCCGTACACTGTACACAAATATTGTCAACGATCGAAGTGTGGTACACTACACATCCGCTATTACCAAACATGATCCTTATACAGACCTTGAAAAGGTCAATCTGAACTACCTTGAGGGATACGAGGGTGTGATTCTTGACCCTGACCATCCTATTGCGCTTCGACCGAAACTCCATCAAGACACCCTATTGACAGACTAcgaagctctcaagaagtGGGTCAAGAGCATCCCATTTATGGTGACAGTCGGTGTTATAATTCCGATCGGAGTTGTTGTCTTCCTCGCCAACTCTGCCGTCCAAACAGTCCGAAGTGCCAATCGAATCAAGGCGCACGAGTCAGGAGAGGCTGGGTTGAAGATCGAGCAGTACCGCATGCCCCTACGGATTAAGGAGATccgagaagaagtcgaaCAAGCTTACGAGGTCCTTAACAGCTCACAGAACCAGCAATACCTGGCAGCGTCAGATTCAGAAGATGATCTGGCctatgatgttgaggatcgcaagctgctgaagaaagaGCGCAGAATGTCGACCCCAGGACAGCCTACGCTTGCGCTGACCCCTGATCAGTTCGAGATGATTGAGAACTTGGATGCAGCTGGTTGGCGCAAGTTTCCTGTTCACATTCAGAAGCATCGACATAGTCACGCGGCTATTGTCGTGCGCATGGATAAAGAAAGCTTCGCAGATGGTTGGGTTGTTTTGAAGCACTTTGCTGAAAGTGAATTCCTCATGTAA